In Haloimpatiens massiliensis, the following are encoded in one genomic region:
- the fliQ gene encoding flagellar biosynthesis protein FliQ: MTENMVISVMKDAISTALTLSAPILITGILVGLFVSILQATTQVQEQTLTFVPKLIAVAIVGLITAPWMMHVMNGFTRRIFDIIANLIQ, from the coding sequence TTGACAGAGAATATGGTTATTTCAGTTATGAAGGATGCTATTTCAACAGCATTAACTTTATCAGCACCTATTTTAATTACAGGAATACTGGTAGGGCTATTTGTTAGTATTTTACAGGCAACTACTCAAGTACAAGAGCAAACTTTAACTTTTGTACCTAAACTAATTGCAGTGGCAATAGTAGGACTTATAACAGCTCCTTGGATGATGCATGTAATGAATGGATTTACTAGAAGAATTTTTGATATTATTGCAAATTTAATTCAGTAG
- the fliP gene encoding flagellar type III secretion system pore protein FliP (The bacterial flagellar biogenesis protein FliP forms a type III secretion system (T3SS)-type pore required for flagellar assembly.), with the protein MKKNTKIITFVILFITCLWIFSGSRAYAASNTNIPVPKVNFSVDGADTPKEYVDNIKILIMFTILTLLPSFIIMMTSFVRIVVVFSFLKSALGAQQSIPSQVIIGLALFLTVFIMAPTVGKINSEAIQPYLKGSITQQEAMDKGTKPLKDFMLKQTRKKDLQLFKETAKIDEKVELKDLPLHAIIPAFTISELKRAFEIGFLLYIPFLIIDLVVASILMSMGMFMLPPVMISMPFKLLLFVMVDGWYLIVKSLILSFR; encoded by the coding sequence ATGAAAAAAAATACTAAAATTATCACATTTGTGATTTTATTTATAACATGCTTGTGGATTTTTTCTGGAAGCAGGGCATATGCAGCATCTAATACCAATATTCCAGTGCCTAAGGTGAACTTTTCTGTAGATGGAGCTGACACGCCTAAGGAATATGTAGACAATATTAAGATACTAATAATGTTTACAATTCTTACATTATTGCCTTCTTTTATAATAATGATGACTAGTTTTGTAAGAATAGTAGTGGTTTTTTCCTTCTTAAAGAGTGCTTTAGGAGCTCAGCAATCTATACCTAGCCAAGTTATTATAGGATTAGCGCTGTTTTTAACTGTATTTATAATGGCACCTACTGTAGGAAAGATAAATTCAGAAGCTATACAGCCCTATTTAAAGGGCAGTATTACCCAGCAGGAAGCTATGGACAAAGGAACAAAACCCTTAAAAGATTTCATGTTAAAACAGACTAGAAAAAAGGATTTACAATTATTTAAAGAAACAGCAAAAATTGATGAAAAAGTGGAACTTAAAGATTTACCTTTACATGCTATAATACCTGCTTTTACTATAAGTGAGTTAAAAAGAGCCTTTGAAATAGGTTTTCTATTGTACATACCATTTTTGATAATAGATTTAGTAGTGGCAAGTATACTTATGTCAATGGGAATGTTTATGTTACCACCAGTTATGATATCAATGCCCTTTAAGTTATTACTTTTTGTAATGGTAGATGGATGGTATCTAATTGTAAAATCATTAATATTAAGTTTTAGATGA